A single window of Buchnera aphidicola (Aphis nasturtii) DNA harbors:
- the hscB gene encoding Fe-S protein assembly co-chaperone HscB produces MNYFELFTLPKKFRINKDLLNKNFYKLQLKFHPDLFINQSESKKKWVLKKSIEINKGYKILNSSLNRSMYLLFLNGVKVDSEKLLSENQCFLKKYFFLYEELELLKKKYHSNTIHFNTFIKKIENEIKDCENIIDFEFHNKNWNKIIHSVSQLLFLKKIKKKLKT; encoded by the coding sequence ATGAATTATTTTGAATTATTTACATTACCAAAAAAATTTAGAATTAATAAAGATTTGCTAAATAAAAATTTTTATAAATTGCAATTAAAATTTCATCCTGATTTATTTATAAATCAGTCTGAATCTAAAAAAAAATGGGTTTTGAAAAAATCTATTGAAATTAATAAAGGATATAAAATTTTAAATAGTTCACTAAATAGATCAATGTATTTACTTTTTTTGAATGGCGTTAAAGTAGACTCAGAAAAATTATTATCTGAAAATCAATGTTTTTTAAAAAAATATTTTTTTTTATACGAAGAATTAGAACTTTTGAAAAAAAAATATCATTCAAATACAATCCATTTTAATACTTTTATAAAAAAAATAGAAAATGAAATAAAAGATTGCGAAAATATAATTGATTTCGAATTTCACAATAAAAATTGGAATAAAATTATTCATTCAGTATCTCAATTGTTGTTTTTAAAGAAAATAAAAAAAAAATTAAAAACATAA